The DNA sequence CCCTTGCTATCCTGATGTGTTCCGCATCGACGACAGCCGGGAATAACACTTCCTCCTCGGCAAACATGTGATTTTTCAGTCGTTTTCGAAAACGAAGGAACTTCTCCTCATCAACACTATTCTCTTTTATCGATCCTATGAATTTGGAAAGCTCATCGGTGATTTCGCCATGTTCCACTGTTGCAATCTCCATAAGCAATGTCAGACACACCTGCCAGATGCGGCCATGGATAAAGTGATGTGGGCGAAATAGAATAATTTATTGCCTGAGATGTCAGCTAAAACAATGTTCAGATGCCGAAACATAAGGCATCTGACTTAACACGTTTGGTTCAAATCCGCTCTGTATATCCGCAGCTACGGAGCAGAAGCCAGGTGGCTTGCTATTGCAGGCGCCGCAATTGCCACTGCTGCGAGCGCCGAAAGTGCCATGAACAGGATAAATGAATATGTCCAGTACAGCCAGGATTTTCCGACCTTGGGGGAAACAATCGCCTTGTCTACGGCAATGGAAGCAGGAAGGGCAAGAATTCCAGATATGCCGAATCCTGCATAGAGAAGAAGCATGGCCAGCGGCTCCTTAGTCATCTTGAGGTTGTATGCTGTGATGCCGTAGAAGATCACCGTGAGGCCAAACATGAATGAAAGCATGCCTGTGTATTCAAGTTTCCTGTTGAAGTTGACTGCAACAGCGATTGACATCAATATTACTCCAAGCAGGGTAAATGCATCAAAGAAGAGTATGTCGTAGCCAAGTCCTCCGAAATTCGGAAGCGGCCAAACCAGCTCTCCCGCGATTCCCATTATGAATATGAAGAAACCGAGGATTCCCAGAGGCACCGAGAGTGCCCGGAGGCGATCCATGAATTCTTTGTTCTCTCCTTTTCTGTACGCCATGACCAGCGTTATTGCCGCATAAACGAGTATGAAGCCCACGAATGCGAGTATGAACAACTCGAGTCCGAGGTCATCCACGAAGGGTTGAAATGCCATTTTTTTCACCTCAGATCCAGGAGATCGCGGCTGTCCACTAATATCTTCGTGACATACTATAACTATAATCAGTACCTGCCCCAATCGGAAGCGTTTGCCTGATACAGTGCACCGAATTCGATTCCGTTCTCTGAAGCATTTCAACCAATTACGCATTGAAGAACCATGTCCCGGAACACTCCGGGAAACTCATTGGAATCGGGTTTATTTCACAATCTCCACGTAGGGAAATTTGTGACTTGGATTCTCAATGAACCTATTCATCATGATCTGTACTATGAATTCATATTCCCTGATAATGTTCTGCATACCGCTGAATATCAGCGGGCCTATGATATCGGCACTCTTAGAACGCTCGGCCTGCTCTTTAATCTTCGCATTAACAGTCTTCAGCTCGGAAACGCACTGCTCCTC is a window from the Candidatus Sysuiplasma jiujiangense genome containing:
- a CDS encoding DUF981 family protein; translation: MAFQPFVDDLGLELFILAFVGFILVYAAITLVMAYRKGENKEFMDRLRALSVPLGILGFFIFIMGIAGELVWPLPNFGGLGYDILFFDAFTLLGVILMSIAVAVNFNRKLEYTGMLSFMFGLTVIFYGITAYNLKMTKEPLAMLLLYAGFGISGILALPASIAVDKAIVSPKVGKSWLYWTYSFILFMALSALAAVAIAAPAIASHLASAP